One Pseudomonas rhizophila DNA window includes the following coding sequences:
- a CDS encoding short-chain fatty acid transporter codes for MTTDIQDSRSARFALRCSSFAERWFPDSWVFAALAVLVVAVATLFIGAKPTAAAMAFGDGFWSLIPFTMQMAFVVIGGYVVASSPPAVKLIDRLARIPKNGRSAVAWVALISMVASLLNWGLSLVFGGLLVRALARRTDLKMDYRAAGAAAYLGLGAVWALGLSSSAAQLQANPASLPPSILSITGVIPFTQTIFLWQSGVMLLALIVISLIVAYATAPGPNSARDAAACGIDPSFSMPALQPRTRPGEWLEHSPLLTIALALLAAGWLFHEFSTKPAISAISGLNTYNFLFLMLGALLHWRPRSFLDAVARAVPTTTGVLIQFPLYGSIAALLTTVKGSDAQTLAHHISTFFVQIASHDTYAVLMGAYSAVLGFFIPSGGGKWIIEAPYVMQVANDLNYHLGWAVQIYNAAEALPNLINPFYMLPLLGVLGLKARDLIGFSFVQLLVHTPLVLVLLWALGTTLSYLPPVMP; via the coding sequence GTGACCACCGACATACAAGACAGCCGTTCCGCCCGCTTCGCCTTGCGCTGTTCCAGTTTTGCCGAGCGCTGGTTCCCTGACTCCTGGGTATTTGCCGCCCTGGCAGTATTGGTAGTCGCGGTGGCGACACTGTTCATCGGCGCCAAACCCACGGCCGCTGCCATGGCGTTCGGCGATGGCTTCTGGAGCCTGATACCGTTCACCATGCAGATGGCCTTCGTGGTGATCGGCGGTTACGTGGTCGCCAGCTCGCCGCCCGCCGTCAAACTGATCGATCGCCTGGCACGCATCCCGAAAAACGGTCGCTCCGCGGTGGCCTGGGTCGCATTGATCTCCATGGTCGCGTCGCTGCTCAACTGGGGGCTTTCCCTGGTATTTGGCGGTTTATTGGTACGTGCCCTGGCCCGTCGCACCGATCTGAAAATGGACTACCGCGCCGCGGGCGCCGCCGCTTACTTGGGCCTGGGCGCGGTTTGGGCACTGGGTTTGTCTTCCTCGGCGGCGCAATTGCAGGCCAACCCGGCCAGCCTGCCACCATCGATCCTGTCGATCACCGGGGTCATTCCGTTCACCCAGACCATTTTTCTCTGGCAATCGGGAGTGATGTTGCTGGCGTTGATCGTGATCTCGCTGATCGTGGCCTATGCCACCGCTCCCGGCCCGAACAGTGCCCGTGACGCCGCCGCCTGCGGGATTGATCCCAGCTTCAGCATGCCGGCATTGCAGCCTCGCACCCGCCCGGGAGAATGGCTGGAACATAGCCCGCTGCTGACCATTGCCCTGGCGCTACTGGCCGCCGGCTGGCTGTTCCACGAGTTCTCGACCAAACCTGCGATAAGCGCCATCTCCGGGCTCAACACCTATAACTTCCTGTTCCTGATGCTTGGCGCGTTGCTGCACTGGCGGCCGCGCAGCTTTCTCGATGCCGTGGCGCGCGCGGTGCCGACCACCACCGGCGTGCTGATCCAGTTCCCGCTGTACGGCTCGATTGCCGCGCTGCTGACCACGGTCAAGGGTAGCGACGCCCAGACGCTCGCCCATCACATATCCACCTTTTTCGTACAGATCGCGTCCCACGATACCTACGCCGTGTTGATGGGCGCCTACTCGGCGGTGCTGGGCTTTTTCATTCCTTCGGGAGGCGGCAAATGGATCATCGAAGCCCCCTATGTCATGCAGGTGGCCAATGATCTGAACTATCACCTGGGGTGGGCGGTGCAGATCTATAACGCCGCCGAAGCGCTGCCAAACCTGATCAATCCGTTCTACATGCTGCCGCTGCTGGGAGTGTTGGGGCTCAAGGCCCGGGACCTGATCGGTTTCTCCTTCGTGCAATTACTGGTTCACACGCCATTGGTGCTGGTGCTGCTGTGGGCGCTGGGGACGACATTGTCTTATCTGCCGCCCGTGATGCCATAA
- a CDS encoding lysine methyltransferase, translating into MTTFLADSASSPNGDGIYPEKQLSTRMGYPSRRDFEVRQTTNGRGNGIVARKRFAPLERMCRVSGLIVSRRRLHTLQILPDIHMYDPRFAGLLQHSCSPNVFLDMSELWLWALTIIEEGDCLTMDYASTEQKLYRQFACRCGSSNCHGWITGYDEPPNERGMKFLRHWRRD; encoded by the coding sequence ATGACCACCTTCCTTGCAGACAGCGCATCCTCACCGAACGGGGACGGCATCTACCCCGAGAAACAACTCAGCACGCGCATGGGTTATCCATCCAGGCGCGATTTCGAAGTGCGCCAGACGACTAACGGCCGCGGCAATGGCATCGTCGCCCGCAAGCGGTTTGCGCCGTTGGAAAGGATGTGCAGGGTATCGGGGCTGATCGTCAGCCGACGACGCCTGCATACACTGCAGATCCTGCCGGACATCCACATGTATGACCCGCGCTTCGCCGGATTGCTGCAGCACTCCTGCAGCCCGAACGTTTTCCTGGACATGAGCGAACTGTGGTTATGGGCGTTGACCATCATCGAGGAAGGTGACTGCCTGACGATGGATTACGCCAGTACCGAACAGAAATTGTATCGACAGTTCGCCTGCCGGTGCGGTTCGTCCAACTGTCATGGCTGGATCACAGGCTATGACGAACCGCCCAACGAGCGAGGGATGAAATTTCTACGGCACTGGCGTCGCGACTGA
- the can gene encoding carbonate dehydratase, translating into MNELQDLIDNNARWADAIKQEDPDFFSKLARQQTPEYLWIGCSDARVPANEIVGMLPGDLFVHRNVANVVLHTDLNCLSVIQYAVDVLKVKHILVTGHYGCGGVRASMQDRQLGLIDGWLRSIRDLYYEHRETLAQLPTEEERVDRLCELNVIQQVANVGHTSIVQNAWHRGQKLSIHGCIYGIKDGRWKSLDTTISGFEQLPPQYRLRPVGAP; encoded by the coding sequence ATGAACGAATTACAAGATCTGATTGATAACAACGCGCGCTGGGCCGATGCGATCAAGCAGGAAGATCCTGATTTCTTTTCCAAGCTGGCCCGTCAGCAAACCCCTGAGTACCTGTGGATCGGCTGTTCCGATGCGCGGGTGCCGGCCAACGAGATCGTCGGCATGCTGCCCGGCGATCTGTTTGTGCACCGTAACGTGGCCAACGTGGTGCTGCACACCGACCTCAACTGCCTGTCGGTGATCCAGTACGCGGTGGACGTGCTCAAGGTCAAACATATCCTGGTCACCGGGCATTACGGCTGTGGCGGCGTGCGTGCCTCGATGCAGGATCGTCAACTGGGTCTGATCGACGGCTGGCTGCGTTCGATTCGCGACCTGTACTACGAGCACCGCGAAACGTTGGCCCAATTGCCGACCGAAGAAGAGCGCGTGGATCGTTTGTGCGAGCTCAATGTGATCCAGCAGGTGGCCAACGTCGGCCACACCAGCATTGTGCAGAACGCTTGGCATCGCGGGCAGAAGCTGTCGATTCACGGCTGTATCTACGGGATCAAGGACGGCCGCTGGAAAAGCCTGGACACGACGATCAGCGGTTTCGAGCAGTTGCCGCCGCAGTATCGGCTACGTCCGGTCGGCGCGCCCTGA
- a CDS encoding serine kinase/phosphatase: MNDSRRPFDAVQPEPIDDNEDRMGSMHELEFDEQEPSAKIGDELPENEREQLMPRERVREAGLTGASTDDHEPTDDDMSPETLIREDGARDAHEAGDDKRADWDLSVVDENDIGGGDGLDEAEMADIDPLDGKR; the protein is encoded by the coding sequence ATGAATGATTCACGACGTCCTTTCGACGCGGTCCAGCCGGAACCCATCGACGATAACGAAGACCGCATGGGCTCGATGCATGAACTGGAATTCGACGAACAAGAGCCCAGCGCGAAAATCGGCGACGAACTGCCGGAAAATGAACGCGAACAGTTGATGCCGCGTGAACGCGTGCGTGAAGCCGGGCTGACAGGGGCTTCAACGGATGATCACGAACCCACCGACGACGACATGAGCCCGGAAACACTGATCCGCGAAGACGGTGCCCGGGACGCCCATGAAGCCGGTGACGACAAACGGGCGGACTGGGACCTGAGCGTAGTGGATGAAAATGACATTGGCGGGGGTGACGGGCTCGACGAAGCGGAAATGGCCGATATCGATCCGTTGGATGGCAAGCGGTAA
- the rimI gene encoding ribosomal protein S18-alanine N-acetyltransferase translates to MSDAVSFRPMTEADLDAVLKIEYAAYSHPWTRGIFLDGLGKYQIWLMFEGQQQVGHGVVQIILDEAHLLNITVKPENQGRGLGLRLLEHLMSIAYKAEARECFLEVRDSNRTAFRLYERYGFNEVGRRRDYYPAVGGREDAVVMACTLVD, encoded by the coding sequence ATGAGTGACGCTGTATCGTTCCGCCCGATGACCGAGGCGGACCTCGACGCTGTGCTGAAAATCGAATATGCGGCCTACAGCCACCCCTGGACCCGAGGGATCTTTCTCGACGGGCTGGGCAAGTACCAGATCTGGCTGATGTTCGAAGGCCAGCAGCAAGTGGGCCACGGCGTGGTGCAGATCATCCTGGATGAAGCGCACTTGCTCAACATCACCGTCAAACCGGAAAACCAGGGGCGCGGCTTGGGTTTGCGGCTGCTGGAGCATCTTATGTCCATTGCCTACAAGGCCGAGGCTCGGGAGTGCTTCCTGGAAGTGCGTGACAGCAACCGCACAGCGTTCCGGCTGTATGAGCGCTATGGCTTCAATGAAGTCGGCCGTCGCCGCGATTACTACCCTGCGGTGGGCGGACGCGAAGATGCGGTGGTCATGGCGTGTACCTTGGTGGACTGA
- a CDS encoding energy transducer TonB, translated as MLIESRRRAYLTAMQVVNWLPRTELPFAAPSRPELLETPEPLDIEPVVSAPVARTVAEPVAPVVERPKIEVPRPSLASTRTNAKPVEAADETPAPVKAPYVAPPRFALQLLRAGRCLLLVELPTGEPFQSRDPAYLLLKDMLRAAGLPDSPQIIGEPVRWPLLSRGTMDQGPEAARDFVQGFVSARLEDEPCVCLWLIGLPAVKFAGEVDAQAFNRELQVEGLGSAWALPGLELLMETPQRKADVWQAMRRLMARWKESNE; from the coding sequence TTGCTTATCGAGTCCCGCCGCCGCGCCTATCTGACCGCCATGCAGGTGGTCAACTGGCTGCCGCGTACCGAATTGCCGTTTGCCGCCCCGTCGCGGCCCGAGCTGCTGGAAACGCCCGAGCCGCTGGATATCGAGCCGGTCGTGAGCGCGCCCGTGGCCAGGACGGTTGCCGAGCCGGTGGCGCCCGTGGTCGAACGGCCGAAGATCGAGGTTCCGCGCCCGAGCCTGGCATCGACCCGCACCAACGCCAAACCGGTAGAGGCCGCCGATGAGACCCCGGCCCCGGTCAAGGCCCCTTACGTCGCACCGCCGCGTTTCGCGCTGCAACTGCTACGGGCAGGACGTTGCCTGCTACTGGTGGAACTGCCCACGGGCGAACCGTTTCAAAGCCGCGATCCGGCGTATCTGCTGCTCAAGGACATGCTGCGCGCCGCCGGTCTGCCGGACAGCCCACAGATCATTGGCGAGCCGGTGCGCTGGCCGTTGTTGTCTCGCGGGACCATGGACCAGGGACCAGAAGCGGCGCGGGATTTTGTCCAGGGTTTTGTCTCGGCGCGGCTTGAGGATGAGCCCTGCGTGTGCCTGTGGCTGATCGGCCTGCCGGCGGTGAAATTTGCGGGTGAGGTGGATGCTCAAGCATTCAATCGCGAACTGCAGGTCGAAGGCCTGGGCTCGGCCTGGGCGTTGCCCGGCCTGGAATTGTTAATGGAAACGCCACAGCGCAAGGCTGATGTCTGGCAAGCCATGCGCCGGCTGATGGCGCGTTGGAAAGAATCGAATGAGTGA
- the mksB gene encoding Mks condensin complex protein MksB produces the protein MIEPKRVLRALAEHWALLEPLCEHFDQGTLSLNELRSQLAAQQLDSTPQDITNLLDVWIRLDILVPVAKSPNRFELNAQIHDFLAYLRREHRLGLCLEIEAYLRHLERLAGYIQDAFDIRDGNDLARQLRLLDMRVRDVLKKLANDEQALVAVAERAKTSDRQIPLRQRYAEVLATWDEYVEPMIQLVNADGAFEQGVRKVENVLLRMLTEQQRLGHLVDDDMLLRTHARILEMQTSAQLTLRHARELLLPLREEARRHNAVTRGAALALAAIRRKGLDAVPQAAMPLFTRPQSTFLGSASQVEAYVYALARFEPKPARFPKSHKTHKGGEAPRAPRTVREMVERCEDALPMPDLMTWLLEQEPDGATDELLYWFSRLSREKRFKRERLERRDYHTHEHQVSLRSFALLSARDTAAEDSASIPHAS, from the coding sequence ATGATCGAACCCAAGCGCGTCTTGCGCGCCCTCGCTGAACACTGGGCATTGCTGGAACCTTTGTGCGAGCACTTCGACCAGGGCACCCTGAGCCTCAACGAATTGCGTTCACAATTGGCCGCCCAACAACTGGACAGCACGCCCCAGGACATCACCAACCTGTTGGACGTGTGGATCCGCCTGGACATCCTCGTACCGGTGGCGAAAAGCCCGAACCGTTTCGAGCTCAACGCCCAGATCCATGACTTCCTCGCCTACCTGCGCCGCGAACACCGTCTGGGCCTGTGCCTGGAGATCGAAGCCTACCTGCGCCACCTCGAGCGCCTGGCCGGCTACATCCAGGACGCGTTCGACATTCGCGACGGCAACGACCTGGCCCGCCAGTTGCGCCTGCTGGACATGCGCGTGCGCGACGTACTCAAGAAACTCGCCAACGACGAACAGGCCCTGGTAGCGGTGGCCGAACGGGCCAAGACCAGCGACCGGCAGATTCCGTTGCGCCAGCGCTACGCCGAAGTACTGGCGACCTGGGATGAATACGTCGAACCGATGATCCAGTTGGTGAACGCCGACGGTGCGTTCGAGCAAGGCGTGCGCAAGGTCGAGAATGTGCTGTTGCGCATGCTCACCGAACAGCAGCGCCTCGGCCACCTGGTGGACGATGACATGCTGCTGCGCACCCACGCGCGCATCCTCGAGATGCAGACCAGCGCCCAGTTGACCCTGCGCCATGCCCGCGAATTGCTCCTGCCGCTACGCGAAGAGGCCCGCCGTCACAACGCGGTGACCCGTGGCGCCGCCCTGGCCCTGGCCGCCATTCGGCGCAAAGGCCTCGATGCCGTGCCCCAAGCCGCCATGCCGCTGTTCACCCGCCCGCAAAGCACCTTCCTGGGCAGCGCCAGTCAGGTCGAAGCCTACGTGTACGCCCTGGCCCGTTTCGAACCGAAACCGGCGCGCTTCCCCAAGTCCCACAAGACCCACAAGGGCGGCGAGGCTCCTCGCGCGCCGCGCACCGTACGCGAGATGGTCGAGCGTTGCGAAGACGCGCTGCCAATGCCGGACCTGATGACCTGGTTGCTGGAGCAGGAGCCGGACGGCGCCACCGACGAATTACTGTACTGGTTCTCGCGCCTGTCGCGGGAAAAACGTTTCAAGCGCGAGCGTCTGGAACGCCGCGACTACCACACTCACGAGCATCAGGTCAGCCTGCGCTCCTTCGCCCTGCTCTCGGCCCGCGACACCGCCGCCGAGGATTCTGCGAGCATCCCCCATGCATCTTGA
- the mksE gene encoding Mks condensin complex protein MksE, producing the protein MHLDLSELSQLAPIFRELFKGYHVSRRDPELYAQLSNFQDQYRTLFKALGFELVCDTRGFYYFVPDLAAAAVNKTAQRLALFTFILVEHLADQGRDPIAVLDGGSLGRDELPSLLEKYRDLFLQAEVQTQEELEEKIMRRMTQLGFAGEENGVYRFLPPMHRFLDVCLSVQQDRDLAASLHSVLPLPAPVLIDEDSDEKLLQTDDPLDLSEFEGESEEDALARAIAEEQETDA; encoded by the coding sequence ATGCATCTTGATCTATCCGAACTGTCCCAACTGGCGCCGATTTTTCGCGAGCTGTTCAAGGGTTACCACGTCAGCCGCCGCGACCCGGAGCTGTACGCACAACTGTCGAACTTCCAGGACCAGTACCGCACGCTGTTCAAGGCCCTGGGTTTCGAACTGGTGTGCGACACCCGTGGTTTCTACTACTTCGTGCCGGACCTCGCCGCCGCTGCGGTGAACAAGACCGCCCAACGCCTGGCGCTGTTCACCTTCATCCTCGTCGAGCACCTGGCCGACCAGGGCCGCGACCCGATTGCCGTGCTCGACGGTGGGAGCCTGGGCCGCGATGAGCTGCCCTCGCTTCTGGAAAAGTACCGCGACCTGTTCCTTCAGGCCGAAGTGCAGACCCAGGAAGAGCTGGAAGAAAAAATCATGCGCCGCATGACCCAACTGGGTTTTGCCGGCGAAGAGAACGGTGTCTACCGCTTCCTGCCACCGATGCACCGTTTCCTCGACGTCTGCCTGTCGGTCCAGCAGGACCGCGACCTGGCCGCCAGCCTGCACAGCGTGCTGCCGTTGCCGGCGCCGGTACTGATCGACGAAGACAGCGACGAAAAGTTGCTGCAAACCGATGATCCGCTGGATCTGAGCGAATTCGAAGGTGAAAGCGAAGAAGACGCACTGGCCCGTGCCATTGCCGAAGAACAGGAGACCGACGCATGA
- the mksF gene encoding Mks condensin complex protein MksF gives MSKERYGIRRFALLNTAGYSLGLFPLEEPLSVYGANNLGKSASINALQFPILARMSDMSFGKYSLEQSRRFYFASDTSYILVEVALPHGPHVIGVVGRGPGGGFGHQFFAYAGKLDLAHYQKDDTCLRQKELFTNLEREGLKAYELKPDELRRLLVGGHTSIPLDLTLIPLRSTSEQSLKTFRALFINLLHMREITAAKLKQLFLDAFEHSLRSGSVDYIAACEEAFRDVRRMEQDYNSLVAAGPLVEALANGVKQRDVLRGKLHRLSPLLDSLLGTWSDYASARKEELTIQAEHYRNEQDSLQNDQRGGTQELMRLEREISGIQRWIGELSVLKNRFALVDDVKVLEQQLLAAKDAHDELAGALAQSRQFSAEDLDERLRDLEKRLKSVKQQLDHADNNSYARLREEFSQQDVERLMRLFNSALFSLPLGEHGIALDENGEWVKSMELILDGFKGERFEVPGLSIDLSHIEPPALQALADRAALRDQKERLEKELKQLKTQQAVAADRAASKTQTEALYQQVLDAQKALEDFRRTQTLSAEEGEKLEQLAQMEAAQDELKRSSDAFTERVQQLSAKLQLVGRQIADMEAKQRTLDDALRRRQLLPADLPFGTPFMDPVDDSMDNLLPLLNDYQDSWQGLLRVDGQIEALYAQVRLKGVAKFDSEDDMERRLQLLINAYAHRTDEALTLGKARRAAVTDIARTLRNIRSDYDSLEHQLALFNREINKRQVSNLQSFRIVLAPNKEALKHIDQIIHSAGQYEEGETLSVFDLSQSAEQDNKNEEAKEYLARLVAANHNQLGLKDLFELAFEITKVNGQPVIHTDIDGAASNGTTMTIKALTNMYLLLHLMDREQAGRVRLPYYLDEAADIDEKNQAALLETSLQLGFVPILASVKPQVCASVAIDLEGGSGPNGIYIDEADWKYIRRHDAVKATVNVQADEPELDPV, from the coding sequence ATGAGCAAGGAACGCTACGGCATCCGCCGCTTTGCCCTTTTGAACACCGCCGGCTACAGCCTGGGCCTGTTCCCGCTGGAAGAACCTCTGTCGGTGTACGGCGCGAACAACCTCGGTAAATCCGCGTCGATCAACGCCTTGCAGTTCCCGATCCTGGCGCGCATGTCGGACATGAGCTTCGGCAAGTACAGCCTGGAGCAATCCCGGCGGTTCTACTTTGCCTCGGACACCAGCTACATCCTGGTGGAAGTCGCCCTGCCCCACGGCCCGCACGTGATCGGTGTGGTCGGGCGCGGCCCCGGCGGCGGTTTCGGCCACCAGTTCTTTGCCTACGCCGGCAAGCTGGACCTGGCCCATTATCAGAAAGACGACACCTGCCTGCGTCAGAAAGAGCTGTTCACCAACCTGGAGCGCGAAGGCCTCAAAGCCTACGAACTCAAGCCTGATGAACTGCGACGCCTGCTGGTGGGCGGTCATACCTCGATTCCGCTGGACCTGACGCTGATCCCGCTGCGCTCCACCAGCGAGCAAAGCCTCAAGACCTTCCGCGCGCTGTTCATCAACCTGTTGCACATGCGCGAAATTACTGCGGCCAAGCTCAAGCAACTGTTCCTCGACGCGTTCGAGCACAGCCTGCGTTCCGGTAGCGTGGATTACATCGCCGCGTGTGAAGAGGCCTTCCGTGATGTACGACGCATGGAACAGGACTACAACTCCCTGGTGGCTGCCGGTCCGCTGGTGGAGGCCCTGGCCAATGGCGTGAAGCAGCGCGATGTACTGCGCGGCAAACTGCATCGCCTGTCACCGTTGCTCGACTCGCTGCTGGGCACCTGGTCGGACTACGCCAGTGCGCGCAAGGAAGAGCTGACCATCCAGGCCGAACACTACCGCAACGAGCAGGATTCGCTGCAGAACGACCAGCGCGGCGGCACTCAGGAGTTGATGCGCCTGGAACGGGAAATCAGCGGTATCCAGCGCTGGATTGGCGAACTGTCGGTGCTCAAGAACCGCTTTGCCCTGGTGGATGACGTCAAGGTCCTCGAGCAACAACTGCTCGCGGCCAAGGATGCACACGACGAACTGGCCGGTGCCCTGGCCCAGTCCCGGCAGTTCAGCGCCGAAGACCTGGATGAGCGCCTGCGGGATCTGGAAAAACGCCTGAAGTCGGTCAAGCAGCAACTCGATCACGCCGATAACAACAGCTACGCCCGCCTGCGGGAAGAATTCTCGCAACAGGACGTTGAACGCCTGATGCGCCTGTTCAACAGTGCGCTGTTCAGCCTGCCGCTGGGCGAGCACGGTATCGCGCTGGACGAGAACGGCGAGTGGGTCAAATCCATGGAGCTGATCCTCGACGGCTTCAAAGGTGAGCGTTTCGAAGTACCGGGCCTGTCCATCGACCTGTCCCACATCGAACCGCCTGCCCTGCAAGCCCTGGCCGATCGCGCCGCACTGCGGGACCAGAAAGAACGCCTGGAAAAAGAACTCAAGCAGCTCAAGACCCAGCAAGCGGTGGCCGCCGACCGCGCCGCGAGCAAGACCCAGACCGAGGCGCTGTACCAGCAGGTTCTGGATGCGCAGAAAGCCCTGGAAGACTTCCGCCGCACCCAGACCCTGAGTGCCGAGGAAGGCGAAAAGCTTGAGCAACTGGCGCAGATGGAAGCCGCCCAGGACGAACTCAAGCGCTCCAGCGATGCCTTCACCGAACGTGTCCAGCAGTTGTCCGCCAAGTTGCAACTGGTGGGCCGGCAGATCGCCGACATGGAAGCCAAGCAACGTACCCTCGACGACGCCCTGCGCCGTCGTCAATTGTTGCCAGCAGACCTGCCGTTTGGCACGCCGTTCATGGACCCAGTCGACGACTCCATGGACAACCTGCTGCCATTGCTCAATGACTACCAGGACAGCTGGCAGGGTCTGTTGCGGGTCGATGGCCAGATCGAAGCACTGTACGCCCAGGTGCGCCTCAAGGGCGTGGCCAAGTTCGACAGCGAAGACGACATGGAGCGCCGCCTGCAACTGTTGATCAACGCCTATGCCCACCGTACCGACGAAGCCCTGACCCTGGGCAAGGCACGGCGTGCGGCGGTGACTGACATTGCCCGAACCCTGCGCAACATCCGCAGCGACTACGACAGCCTCGAGCATCAACTGGCGCTGTTCAACCGCGAGATCAACAAGCGTCAGGTGTCCAACCTGCAGAGCTTCCGGATCGTCCTGGCGCCGAACAAGGAAGCGCTCAAGCACATCGACCAGATCATCCACAGCGCCGGCCAGTACGAGGAAGGCGAGACCCTGTCGGTGTTCGACCTCAGCCAGAGCGCCGAGCAGGACAACAAGAACGAAGAGGCCAAGGAATACCTGGCCCGCCTGGTGGCGGCCAACCACAACCAGCTCGGCCTCAAGGACCTGTTCGAACTCGCCTTCGAGATCACCAAGGTCAACGGCCAGCCCGTGATCCACACCGATATCGATGGCGCGGCGTCCAACGGCACCACGATGACCATCAAGGCGCTGACCAACATGTATTTGTTGCTGCACCTGATGGACCGCGAACAGGCCGGTCGCGTGCGTCTGCCGTACTACCTTGACGAAGCGGCAGACATCGACGAGAAAAACCAGGCCGCGCTGCTGGAAACCAGCTTGCAGCTGGGTTTTGTGCCGATCCTGGCCAGTGTGAAACCGCAAGTCTGCGCCAGCGTCGCCATCGACCTGGAAGGCGGCAGCGGCCCCAACGGCATCTACATCGACGAGGCGGACTGGAAGTACATCCGCCGTCACGATGCGGTGAAAGCCACGGTGAACGTGCAGGCCGACGAGCCGGAGCTGGATCCGGTTTGA